A region of Leptidea sinapis chromosome 4, ilLepSina1.1, whole genome shotgun sequence DNA encodes the following proteins:
- the LOC126979946 gene encoding oligosaccharyltransferase complex subunit ostc-A yields the protein MEALYAIPFSVLEIPNIKIKKPSWLQPPSAMTTFSLVLLSYFLVTGGIIYDVIVEPPSVGSTTDEHGHSRPVAFMPNRVNGQYIMEGLASSFLFSLGGLGFIILDQTHNPSTPKLNRIILICIAFLCILVSFFTTWIFMRMKLPGYLQN from the exons ATGGAAGCACTTTATGCAATTCCGTTCTCTGTGCTCGAAAtaccaaatataaaaataaaaaagccatcGTGGCTTCAACCGCCATCGGCGATGACAACGTTCTCGCTGGTTTTACTATCATATTTTCTTGTGACAGGGG GTATTATATATGATGTGATTGTTGAACCACCAAGTGTTGGGTCAACTACTGATGAACATGGACACAGCCGCCCTGTAGCATTTATGCCAAACAGAGTAAATGGGCAGTACATCATGGAAGGACTGGCATCTAGCTTCCTGTTCTCTTTAGGTGGTCTTGGATTTATAATACTAGACCAAACACACAACCCCTCAACACCCAAGCTAAACCGAATTATACTCATTTGTATTGCATTCCTGTGCATTCTTGTTTCTTTTTTCACAACATGGATATTCATGAGGATGAAGCTACCAGGATATTTAcagaattga
- the LOC126979922 gene encoding LOW QUALITY PROTEIN: uncharacterized protein LOC126979922 (The sequence of the model RefSeq protein was modified relative to this genomic sequence to represent the inferred CDS: deleted 2 bases in 1 codon; substituted 1 base at 1 genomic stop codon), with protein MASTDDGLAIIGLIFALKEKKVKRKNRSISCKEWLMKRRVHSHINLLAGLKLFPKDWQXLNFLRMDHDTYLHLLNLVAPIIEKQDTIMRNAIPPHDRLVATLRFLSTVRNYEDLKFSSIISSQALGRIIPETCEAIYKVLRKDYFKFPRSEEEWKDVAKVFEKRWNFPHCLGAMDGKHIAIFLPDGCGSEYFNYKNHHSMVLCAIVDGNYRFLLCDFGTNRRISDRGVLTNTKFFEKFDNNQLCIPTDTVVANSTRKLPYVFVADDAFLLRTDLIKPFRQADLTTNKTRILKYRVSRARRIVENAGFWHLDLEFFTQKLVLIRKE; from the exons ATGGCTTCGACGGACGACGGTTTAGCAATTATTGGATTAATATTCGCCCTGAAGGAAAAAAAAGTGAAGCGGAAAAATCGTAGCATCTCGTGTAAAGAATGGCTAATGAAAAGAAGAGTTCATTCTCATATCAATTTGTTGGCGGGATTAAAGCTTTTTCCAAAAGACTGGCAA TGACTGAATTTTCTAAGAATGGATCACGATACGTACTTACATCTACTGAATTTGGTAGCACCAATTATCGAGAAGCAAGACACTATTATGAGAAATGCTATTCCACCCCACGACAGACTTGTAGCTACTTTGAGGTTTTTATCAACAGTAAGAAATTATGAAGATTTAAAATTCTCTAGCATCATTTCATCTCAAGCCTTGGGTCGCATAATACCGGAAACCTGTGAAGCTATATATAAGGTTCTCCGCAAAGACTATTTTAAG ttccCACGCTCGGAAGAAGAATGGAAGGATGTGGCCAAAGTGTTCGAAAAGAGATGGAACTTTCCGCACTGTCTAGGCGCGATGGATGGAAAGCATATAGCAATTTTTCTTCCTGATGGCTGTGGCTCAGAGTATTTCAACTATAAAAACCACCATAGCATGGTGTTATGTGCAATCGTTGATGGAAATTATCGATTTCTTTTATGTGATTTTGGAACAAATAGAAGAATTTCAGATCGTGGCGTACTCACAAACACtaagttttttgaaaaatttgataataatcaGTTGTGTATTCCAACCGACACAGTTGTCGCAAATAGCACTAGAAAATTGCCTTATGTGTTTGTGGCTGACGATGCGTTTCTACTTAGAACAGATTTAATTAAGCCATTTCGACAAGCAGACTTGACCACAAATAAAACCAGAATTCTAAAATACCGCGTATCACGAGCAAGGCGCATTGTCGAAAATGCGGGATTTTGGCATCTCGATTTAGaatttttcacacaaaaattagTCTTGATCCGAAAAGAATAG
- the LOC126979943 gene encoding calcium and integrin-binding protein 1-like translates to MGQGKSQFTEDELQDYEDLTYFTKKEVLYAHQKFKALAPEKVGHNKNAKLPMAKILQYPELRVNPFRDRICKVFSSSNDGDCTFEDFLDMMSVFSESAPKGVKAEHAFRIFDFDGDDMIGVSDLREVIERLCGAELKLSDSEIQQLVQNVLEEADLDDDGALSFAEFEHIIDKSSDFCHSFRIRL, encoded by the exons GACCTTACCTACTTCACTAAAAAAGAAGTTCTAta tgCTCATCAAAAATTTAAAGCTTTAGCACCTGAGAAAGTTGGCCACAATAAGAATGCAAAGCTGCCAATGGCAAAAATCCTCCAGTACCCAGAACTACGAGTGAATCCATTCAGGGACAGAATCTGTAAAGTATTTAGTTCAAGCAATGATGGTGATTGTACTTTTGAAGATTTTCTTGATATGATGTCTGTGTTTAGTGAGAGTGCTCCTAAAGGTGTTAAAGCCGAACATGCATTCAGAATATTtg ACTTTGATGGAGATGACATGATTGGAGTATCTGATTTAAGGGAGGTTATTGAAAGACTGTGCGGAGCTGAGTTAAAACTCAGCGACTCAGAAATACAGCAACTGGTGCAAAATGTTCTTGAAGAAGCTGACTTGGATGATGATGGGGCACTCTCATTTGCAGAGTTTGAGCATATAATTGATAAGAGTTCAGATTTTTGTCA CTCATTCCGGATAAGGTTGTGA